In one candidate division KSB1 bacterium genomic region, the following are encoded:
- the gatE gene encoding Glu-tRNA(Gln) amidotransferase subunit GatE yields MNGFTEQIDYHALGLKVGVEIHQQLLTTRKLFCRCPAGRYSTTHRAEVLRHMRPTLSEMGTYDGTALMEFKTKKNVVYLLDPESVCTYEIDDTPPFLVNQEALEIALQIALTLDCKIIDELHVARKQYLDGSIPTGFQRTMVVGIDGAIPYNGRTIRILQVNLEEDACREVSDIGHTITFRTDRLGMPLAEIITGPDMHTPQEVADVIRLISAAVRATGKVRRGIGSVRQDVNVSIAGGTRCEIKGVPKIGLIPPLVHYEAVRQRQLLELRDAMRLRGLFPGSLRYEIHKLNDVFAHSAFEPFRQAVERGEVVRGIKLVGLRGLLSHPVGAGRTFADELAGRVRVIACLDRPPILIHTDAFPHYPGWEAEYAAVRERFHMSVQDAVCICHGNDADTNTAVDEIRARVAEATEGVPNETRQVLPGGGTDFERILPGPDRMYPDTDHPPTKITAERLAKLRELIPEKPWDRLARYRAMGLSPALAAQMVASPHAPLFERAVKEGPLPPVTIASLLLCRLPALRRRGINVEALLANQVLELLCHPQAAGLTVQQLADGLKLCAAAPDQPAHKILRHIRPTRRSLQQLHKAVRTVLSNHKTLLDDPGIPEAKKLRYLMGEVRSHAPGAFDGREAARLLKEALRGEQE; encoded by the coding sequence ATGAACGGATTCACGGAACAGATCGACTATCACGCTCTGGGACTCAAGGTGGGCGTGGAAATCCATCAGCAGCTTCTGACCACACGCAAGCTTTTCTGCCGGTGCCCTGCGGGACGTTACTCGACTACGCACCGGGCGGAGGTACTCAGGCACATGCGGCCCACCTTGTCCGAGATGGGCACCTACGACGGCACGGCGCTGATGGAGTTCAAGACGAAGAAGAATGTCGTTTACCTTCTGGACCCGGAGTCGGTGTGCACCTATGAGATCGACGACACCCCACCGTTCTTGGTGAACCAGGAGGCATTGGAGATCGCCCTTCAGATAGCCCTAACCTTGGACTGCAAAATCATTGATGAGCTGCATGTGGCCCGCAAGCAATACCTGGATGGGAGCATCCCCACCGGCTTTCAGCGCACCATGGTGGTGGGAATCGACGGCGCAATCCCTTACAACGGGCGCACCATCCGCATCCTGCAGGTGAACCTGGAAGAAGACGCTTGCCGCGAGGTCAGCGACATCGGTCATACCATAACCTTTCGCACGGACCGACTGGGGATGCCGCTGGCGGAGATCATCACCGGGCCGGACATGCACACGCCCCAGGAGGTGGCGGACGTGATTCGCCTCATCAGTGCGGCGGTCCGGGCCACGGGAAAAGTCCGGCGGGGAATTGGTTCGGTGCGGCAAGACGTCAACGTCAGCATCGCCGGGGGCACACGGTGCGAAATCAAGGGTGTGCCAAAGATAGGGCTCATTCCGCCGCTGGTCCACTACGAGGCGGTGCGGCAAAGGCAGCTCCTTGAGCTGCGGGATGCCATGCGCCTCCGCGGGTTGTTTCCCGGTTCGCTGCGCTACGAAATTCACAAGCTCAACGACGTCTTTGCCCACTCGGCCTTCGAACCATTCCGCCAGGCTGTGGAGCGGGGAGAGGTCGTGCGAGGGATTAAGCTGGTCGGCCTGCGCGGCCTGTTGTCTCACCCTGTAGGCGCCGGGCGCACCTTCGCCGACGAGCTGGCAGGCCGCGTACGGGTTATCGCCTGCCTGGATCGGCCGCCCATCCTGATCCACACCGACGCCTTCCCTCACTATCCCGGCTGGGAAGCAGAGTATGCTGCCGTGCGCGAGCGCTTTCACATGTCCGTCCAAGATGCAGTGTGCATCTGTCACGGCAATGACGCGGATACCAACACGGCCGTCGACGAGATTCGCGCCCGCGTAGCGGAGGCTACCGAAGGTGTGCCCAACGAGACCCGTCAGGTCCTACCCGGCGGGGGTACCGACTTTGAGCGCATTCTTCCGGGGCCCGACCGAATGTATCCTGACACCGATCATCCCCCTACCAAGATTACTGCCGAGCGCCTGGCGAAGCTACGCGAGTTGATACCGGAGAAGCCGTGGGATCGCCTTGCGCGTTATCGCGCAATGGGCCTCTCACCAGCTTTAGCCGCGCAGATGGTCGCCAGCCCCCATGCGCCCTTGTTCGAGCGAGCGGTCAAAGAAGGACCCCTTCCTCCGGTCACTATCGCCTCGCTGCTGCTTTGCCGTCTCCCTGCACTCCGCCGGCGGGGAATCAACGTAGAAGCTCTCCTTGCCAACCAGGTACTCGAGCTCCTTTGCCATCCCCAGGCGGCTGGGCTTACCGTCCAGCAATTGGCCGACGGATTGAAGCTATGCGCAGCGGCACCCGACCAACCAGCTCACAAAATTCTGCGGCACATCCGGCCAACGCGACGCAGCCTGCAGCAGCTCCATAAGGCGGTGAGGACGGTGCTTTCCAATCACAAGACTTTGCTCGACGATCCGGGCATTCCGGAGGCAAAAAAGCTGCGCTACCTAATGGGCGAGGTACGCTCCCACGCGCCAGGGGCGTTCGACGGTCGCGAGGCGGCAAGGTTGCTCAAAGAGGCTCTTCGCGGCGAACAGGAGTAG